The following proteins come from a genomic window of Pseudomonas sp. MAG733B:
- the sstT gene encoding serine/threonine transporter SstT, with translation MTASSPSLLQRLKRLSLVTQIVIGLIAGIALAVFAPEAAKSTAFIGKVFVSALKAVAPILVFVLVMASIANHKHGQETHIRPILFLYLLGTFAAAVVAVVASMMFPSSLVLSTQDVAVSAPGGIGEVLQSLLLSVVDNPVSALMNANFIGILAWAIGMGVAIRHAGDTTREVLGDLSNGVTVIVRVVIRFAPLGIFGLVASTLATSGFGALIGYAHLLAVLLGCMLFVALVMNPLIVFWKLRRNPYPLVLTCLRESGITAFFTRSSAANIPVNLELSKRLGLHEDTYSVSIPLGATINMAGAAITITVLTLAAVHTLGIAVDIPTAILLSVVAAICACGASGVAGGSLLLIPLACSLFGIPSEIAMQVVAVGFIIGVLQDSAETALNSSTDVLFTAAACLGEEAKAERLA, from the coding sequence ATGACTGCTTCATCCCCTTCTCTATTGCAACGCCTCAAACGCCTGAGCCTGGTCACGCAAATCGTGATCGGCCTGATCGCCGGTATTGCCCTGGCCGTGTTTGCGCCTGAAGCGGCGAAGTCCACCGCGTTCATCGGCAAAGTGTTTGTCTCGGCGCTGAAGGCCGTCGCGCCGATCCTGGTGTTCGTGCTGGTCATGGCGTCGATTGCCAACCACAAGCACGGTCAGGAAACCCACATTCGGCCGATTCTGTTTCTGTATCTGCTGGGGACTTTCGCCGCCGCCGTGGTCGCTGTGGTTGCCAGCATGATGTTCCCGTCGAGCCTGGTGCTGTCGACTCAGGATGTTGCTGTGTCTGCGCCTGGCGGTATCGGCGAAGTGCTGCAAAGCCTGTTGCTGAGCGTGGTCGACAACCCTGTCAGCGCCCTGATGAATGCGAACTTCATCGGCATTCTGGCGTGGGCCATCGGTATGGGCGTTGCCATCCGTCACGCCGGCGACACCACCCGTGAAGTGCTGGGCGACCTGTCCAACGGCGTGACCGTGATTGTGCGAGTGGTGATTCGCTTCGCGCCGCTGGGCATTTTCGGCCTGGTGGCCTCGACCTTGGCGACCTCCGGTTTCGGCGCCCTGATCGGTTACGCGCATCTGTTGGCCGTGTTGCTGGGCTGCATGTTGTTTGTGGCGCTGGTGATGAACCCGCTCATCGTGTTCTGGAAACTGCGTCGCAACCCGTACCCGCTGGTGCTGACCTGCCTGCGCGAAAGCGGCATCACCGCGTTCTTCACCCGCAGCTCGGCGGCGAACATTCCGGTCAACCTGGAGTTGAGCAAGCGTCTGGGCCTGCACGAAGACACCTACTCAGTATCGATCCCGCTGGGCGCGACCATCAACATGGCCGGTGCGGCGATCACCATCACAGTACTGACTTTGGCGGCTGTGCACACGCTGGGCATCGCTGTGGACATCCCGACCGCGATCCTGTTGAGCGTCGTCGCAGCGATCTGCGCCTGCGGTGCCTCGGGTGTGGCCGGTGGTTCGCTGTTGCTGATCCCGCTGGCGTGCAGCCTGTTCGGCATCCCGAGCGAAATCGCCATGCAGGTGGTGGCGGTTGGTTTCATCATCGGCGTGTTGCAGGACTCGGCAGAAACCGCGCTGAACTCCTCCACCGATGTACTGTTCACCGCAGCGGCTTGCCTGGGTGAAGAGGCAAAAGCAGAACGCCTGGCCTGA
- a CDS encoding DUF1993 domain-containing protein, with translation MTISLYDASIPVLQQMLNALSGVLKKAEAHATEKNIDPNAFLQARLFPDMFPLVRQVQIAVDFAKGISSRLAEVELPKYDDTETTFAELQALITKVLAYIGEFTPEQINGKENIEIVTRPGTPKEKRFSGQSYLLTYGLPQFFFHVTTTYALLRHNGVEVGKRDYMGAF, from the coding sequence ATGACTATTTCCCTGTACGACGCTTCCATCCCTGTTCTCCAGCAAATGCTCAACGCCCTCAGCGGCGTGCTGAAAAAGGCCGAAGCCCACGCCACTGAAAAGAACATCGACCCGAATGCGTTCCTGCAAGCGCGCCTGTTCCCGGACATGTTCCCGCTGGTGCGTCAGGTGCAGATCGCTGTTGATTTCGCCAAAGGCATTTCTTCGCGCCTGGCCGAAGTCGAACTGCCCAAGTACGACGACACCGAAACCACCTTCGCCGAGCTGCAAGCACTGATCACCAAGGTTCTGGCTTACATCGGCGAGTTCACGCCAGAGCAGATCAACGGCAAGGAAAACATCGAGATCGTGACCCGTCCGGGCACGCCTAAAGAGAAGCGCTTCAGCGGCCAGTCCTACCTGCTGACCTACGGCCTGCCGCAGTTCTTCTTCCACGTCACCACCACTTACGCACTGCTGCGCCACAACGGCGTGGAAGTGGGCAAGCGCGACTACATGGGCGCGTTCTAA